Proteins encoded together in one Oceanispirochaeta sp. M1 window:
- a CDS encoding glycosyltransferase family 29 protein, with protein MNVKISIIMPTYNVEKYFSQAIESAINQSIQEIEIITIDDESPDNCGKIMDEYAKRDSRIKPIHKKNGGYGSAVNAGINKAVGEYIVILEPDDYIEKDLYQILYMEAKEFNLDICRYNCYSEIRNNMSPELMQTYYPGKHEYLSKNQLCEMFAIGHPGITLAIYRREYLVSNGIKLDESNKAFHDVDFVLCSYLMAKRIKIIQTCGYNYRRDVPTQSVTDMSRYYCIIQAINNIFISIRDHNISLDKEMKAAVIGYSITHLRHYYLLTKDNSKIADFILETIKRIIYKESHIYCKREVFDFISSLNKKIIGNAVDAPKIYKLNELDSIQSLIISGASYTNILSLFNFKLALFYTNNNKEKIMHEITLMLNGSIDYYKKNVLDVIKKILSTSDRSTIMKMHPSLIATMFIYLYKNEYSDAFHTMSSLGNKQRANENYNYISEYSDIALELYRTNTNLPESMKRSAYVEKNMKLSEKSFLKYIQGKSIAVVGNSPCHIGLGKGEEIDTHDIVIRFNNYTLSPQTENDYGSKVDVWGITPNIESINNLQQVYKYDYVISCDGAKKIPIKRRDFYYKYLMTGGSYFRIKADELINSTNIRIISMGLYVVNYLVENSENIEKINLYGFSLIDHYEGKRHY; from the coding sequence TGTTGAAAAATATTTTTCTCAAGCAATTGAAAGCGCAATCAATCAATCAATACAAGAGATTGAAATTATTACGATTGATGATGAATCACCTGATAATTGTGGAAAAATTATGGATGAATATGCGAAAAGGGATTCAAGAATAAAACCAATTCATAAAAAAAATGGTGGTTATGGTTCAGCCGTAAATGCTGGAATAAATAAAGCAGTTGGGGAATATATAGTAATTCTTGAACCAGATGATTATATAGAAAAGGATCTGTATCAAATATTATATATGGAAGCTAAAGAGTTTAATTTGGATATTTGCCGGTATAATTGTTATTCAGAAATAAGAAACAATATGAGTCCAGAACTCATGCAAACATATTATCCTGGTAAACATGAATATTTGAGTAAAAATCAGCTATGTGAAATGTTTGCAATTGGTCATCCAGGTATTACATTGGCAATTTATAGACGTGAATATTTAGTTTCGAATGGTATTAAACTTGATGAAAGTAATAAAGCTTTCCATGATGTTGATTTTGTCCTATGCTCATACCTAATGGCAAAAAGAATAAAAATTATTCAGACTTGTGGATATAATTATCGAAGAGATGTCCCAACTCAAAGCGTTACAGATATGTCTCGATATTACTGTATAATTCAAGCAATAAATAATATTTTTATCTCTATAAGAGATCATAATATATCACTTGATAAAGAGATGAAAGCTGCTGTTATTGGTTATTCAATTACTCATCTACGGCATTACTACTTATTGACAAAAGACAATAGTAAAATAGCTGATTTCATATTAGAAACTATAAAAAGGATTATATATAAAGAGAGTCATATTTATTGTAAAAGAGAAGTTTTTGATTTTATATCATCTCTAAATAAAAAAATAATTGGTAATGCCGTTGATGCTCCAAAGATATATAAACTAAATGAATTAGATAGTATACAATCATTAATAATTAGTGGAGCAAGTTATACTAATATATTGTCATTATTTAATTTTAAATTAGCACTTTTTTATACTAATAATAACAAAGAAAAAATTATGCATGAAATTACATTAATGTTAAATGGATCAATTGATTACTATAAAAAAAATGTTCTAGATGTTATTAAAAAAATTCTTTCAACAAGTGATCGTTCTACTATTATGAAAATGCATCCATCTTTAATTGCTACTATGTTTATTTATTTATATAAAAATGAATATTCTGATGCTTTTCATACAATGAGTTCTTTAGGAAATAAACAACGGGCAAATGAAAATTATAACTATATAAGTGAATATTCTGATATCGCATTAGAATTGTATAGGACTAATACTAATCTGCCCGAGAGTATGAAGCGGTCAGCATATGTAGAAAAGAATATGAAACTTTCAGAAAAAAGTTTTTTAAAATACATACAAGGAAAATCTATTGCTGTTGTTGGTAATAGTCCATGTCATATTGGCTTAGGAAAAGGCGAGGAGATTGACACACATGATATAGTTATTCGTTTTAATAATTATACTCTTTCACCACAAACTGAAAATGATTATGGATCAAAGGTTGATGTTTGGGGTATTACTCCTAATATTGAAAGTATAAATAACTTACAACAAGTATATAAGTATGATTATGTGATAAGTTGCGATGGTGCAAAAAAAATTCCAATTAAAAGAAGGGATTTTTATTACAAGTATTTAATGACAGGTGGTTCATATTTTAGAATTAAAGCAGATGAATTAATTAATTCTACTAATATCAGAATTATTTCGATGGGCCTTTATGTTGTTAATTATCTAGTAGAAAATTCTGAAAATATAGAGAAAATAAACTTATATGGGTTCTCTTTAATTGATCATTACGAAGGGAAAAGGCATTACTT